A genomic stretch from Aedes aegypti strain LVP_AGWG unplaced genomic scaffold, AaegL5.0 Primary Assembly AGWG_AaegL5_hic_scaff_825_PBJ_arrow, whole genome shotgun sequence includes:
- the LOC110681414 gene encoding uncharacterized protein LOC110681414: protein MVSYYNHFAMYPKNHSAICRILHQRDGIRENYQHQPPHPQFIGDGESSPQPMYYPHPHVFPPVQSGLERARKFLHAAPTTLLPHGASSGGLHLGQTTPGANNNNNNNAGEHCPDALHSIPSPPITVSG, encoded by the coding sequence ATGGTGTCCTACTACAATCACTTTGCTATGTACCCGAAGAACCATAGCGCAATCTGCCGTATTCTGCATCAGCGGGATGGTATCCGGGAAAACTACCAGCATCAACCGCCGCATCCGCAGTTCATCGGCGACGGAGAGTCCTCCCCCCAGCCCATGTATTACCCACATCCCCACGTATTTCCACCAGTCCAGTCCGGACTGGAGCGGGCACGAAAATTTCTCCACGCCGCCCCAACGACGCTGCTTCCCCATGGGGCAAGTTCCGGAGGTCTGCATCTGGGACAAACGACACCGGGCGCcaacaacaacaataacaacaacgCCGGTGAACACTGTCCCGATGCCCTGCACAGCATACCGTCGCCGCCGATTACCGTTTCCGGTTAG